The following coding sequences lie in one Hippoglossus hippoglossus isolate fHipHip1 chromosome 14, fHipHip1.pri, whole genome shotgun sequence genomic window:
- the htr3a gene encoding 5-hydroxytryptamine receptor 3A: MRLSSAWTTLVFLLIQGAARACTVKRQGSSTGRFANATLVRLSEFLSGGYKKGVRPVKDWRTSTIVAIDLMVYSILNVDEKNQVLTTYVWYRQSWTDEFLVWNPEDFDEVKQVSLPTANVWVPDILINEFVDVGKSPDIPYVYVTHEGLVRNYKPIQVVTACTLNIYNFPFDVQKCSLTFQSWLHTIDDINITLMRSPEELREDKSVFMNQGEWELLHILSNYKIFSVDNDDYYAEMKFHVVIRRRPLFYTVNLLLPSIFLMVMDIVGFYLPPDSGERVSFKITLLLGYSVFLIIVSDTLPATAIGTPLIGVYFVVCMALLVISLTETVLIVRLVHKQDLQPPVPHWLKYLVLERAPVLFCIHKKHRLCSRLSSQASDLEHYKDNSYGTAARCTHHHHHTCEIGQRLSQHDREGALLGLGLPPSRDPTPPVMDNILHEVTAIRHFLEKRDRCREVAKEWLQVGYVLDVLLFRVYLVAVVAYSITLGTLWSVWQVA, translated from the exons ATGAGGCTCTCATCAGCCTGGACGACGCTGGTTTTCCTCCTGATTCAAGGAGCAGCACGAGCCTGCACAG TTAAGAGACAGGGCAGCAGCACCGGACGATTTGCCAACGCCACCCTGGTGCGGCTGTCCGAGTTCCTGAGTGGGGGCTACAAGAAAGGAGTGAGACCAGTGAAAGACTGGAGGACGTCCACTATCGTCGCCATAGACCTGATGGTTTACTCTATTCTGAACGTG gatGAGAAGAACCAGGTTCTGACGACGTACGTGTGGTACAGACAA TCGTGGACAGATGAATTCCTGGTCTGGAACCCAGAAGATTTTGATGAAGTCAAACAAGTGTCTTTACCCACTGCCAATGTGTGGGTTCCCGACATCCTCATCAATGAGTT CGTGGACGTGGGGAAGTCTCCGGACATTCCTTATGTCTACGTGACACACGAGGGACTGGTGCGCAACTACAAACCCATCCAGGTCGTCACAGCCTGCACGCTCAACATCTACAACTTCCCCTTCGACGTGCAGAAGTGCAGCCTCACCTTCCAGAGCTGGCTGCACACCA TTGACGACATCAACATCACCCTGATGCGAAGCCCCGAGGAGCTCAGGGAGGACAAGAGCGTCTTCATGAACCAGGGAGAGTGGGAGCTGCTCCACATTCTGTCCAACTACAAGATCTTCAGTGTGGACAATGACGACTACTACGCCGAGATGAAGTTCCAC gtGGTGATCCGGCGGCGGCCGCTCTTCTACACtgtgaacctgctgctgcccAGTATCTTCTTGATGGTGATGGACATTGTTGGTTTCTATCTGCCACCAGACAGCGGAGAGCGGGTCTCCTTCAAGATCACTCTGCTGCTGGGCTACTCCGTCTTCCTCATCATCGTATCAGACACTCTGCCTGCCACCGCCATTGGAACCCCGCTGATAG GTGTGTACTTCGTGGTCTGCATGGCCCTCCTGGTCATCAGCCTGACGGAAACCGTGCTGATCGTGCGTCTGGTCCACAAGCAGGACCTGCAGCCCCCCGTGCCGCACTGGCTGAAGTACCTGGTGCTGGAAAGAGCCCCGGTCCTGTTCTGCATCCACAAGAAGCACCGCCTCTGCTCCAGACTGTCGTCGCAGGCCTCCGACCTGGAGCACTACAAGGACAACAGCTATGGGACGG CAGCCCGGtgcacccaccaccaccaccacacctgTGAGATCGGCCAGAGGCTCAGTCAGCACGACAGGGAGGGCGCTCTGCTGGGACTCGGCCTTCCTCCCTCCCGGGACCCCACACCCCCCGTCATGGACAACATCCTGCACGAGGTGACCGCCATACGCCACTTCCTGGAGAAGAGGGACAGGTGCCGGGAAGTGGCCAAGGAGTGGCTGCAGGTGGGCTACGTGCTGGACGTGCTGCTCTTCAGGGTGTACCTGGTGGCCGTGGTGGCGTACAGCATCACACTGGGCACACTGTGGTCGGTGTGGCAGGTTGCCTGA
- the htr3b gene encoding 5-hydroxytryptamine receptor 3B isoform X2, whose translation MSLVWLMLLFSAHLCECVPEKPKRSALNQLTRTLLKKYDCGVRPVHNWTSATTVSIDLILQSVLDVDGKRQSITISIWYRQTWIDEFLVWDPEEFDGINEISLSSDAIWIPDVIVSEFVNAGKSPPIPYVYVNSSGSVKNYRPMQVVLACSIEMYAFPFDKQNCSLTFRSWLHSVKEIDLTLWRSAESIAHDQGEFMNDGEWELLSVPSRYWQIHQDQTDYAHIQFNVLIRRRPLLYVVGLLIPSIFLMLVDVMSFYLPLDSGVRIAFKISILLGYTVFRVNLTDDLPSSALTTPLIGVFFVVCMAMLMLSLIKSILVVKLFHHSEKEVRQMSVSACLLDKYGSGGPSFTESAFTSIKTLDHINTSADYELDHSLDGDLLSLTEIQEAPSGPEWLLQELVSLRLALSQEDIESSAQADWLALCSKLDRLLFRLYLLVLTVYTATLLLLWATWSFA comes from the exons ATGTCTCTGGTTTGGCTCATGCTGCTGTTCTCAG CTcatctgtgtgaatgtgtgccaGAGAAGCCGAAGCGCTCGGCTCTCAACCAGCTCACCAGGACCCTCCTGAAGAAATACGACTGCGGAGTTCGGCCGGTCCACAACTGGACCAGTGCTACCACCGTGTCCATAGACCTCATACTGCAGTCTGTCCTCGATGTG GATGGAAAGAGACAGAGCATTACTATTAGTATTTGGTACAGACAG ACCTGGATAGATGAGTTCCTGGTCTGGGATCCAGAAGAGTTTGATGGCATCAACGAGATCTCTCTGTCGTCTGATGCGATCTGGATACCTGATGTGATCGTTAGTGAATT TGTGAACGCTGGGAAGTCCCCACCGATCCCCTACGTCTACGTCAACTCCTCTGGCTCGGTGAAGAACTACCGACCCATGCAGGTGGTGCTGGCCTGCAGCATTGAGATGTACGCCTTTCCGTTCGACAAGCAGAACTGCAGCCTCACCTTCCGCAGCTGGCTTCACTCAG tgaAGGAGATAGACCTGACTCTGTGGAGGAGTGCAGAGTCCATCGCTCATGATCAGGGGGAGTTCATGAATGACGGAGAGTGGGAACTGCTGTCCGTCCCATCACGCTACTGGCAAATCCACCAGGACCAGACGGACTACGCACACATCCAGTTCAAT GTTCTGATCCGCCGGCGCCCCCTGCTGTATGTGGTGGGCCTCCTCATCCCCAGCATCTTCCTCATGTTGGTGGATGTGATGAGCTTCTACCTTCCTCTGGACAGTGGCGTACGCATCGCCTTCAAGATCAGCATTCTGCTGGGATACACCGTGTTCAGAGTCAACCTGACGGACGACCTGCCCTCATCTGCCCTCACCACTCCTCTCATAG GTGTGTTCTTCGTGGTGTGCATGGCCATGCTGATGCTCAGCCTCATCAAATCCATACTGGTGGTGAAGCTGTTCCACCACAGCGAGAAGGAGGTCAGACAAATGTCGGTGTCCGCCTGCCTGCTGGACAAGTACGGCTCAGGTGGTCCCAGCTTCACTGAGAGCGCCTTCACCTCCATCAAAACCCTCGACCACATCAACACGTCTGCAG ATTACGAGCTGGATCACTCGCTGGACGGGGATTTGTTGTCTCTGACTGAAATCCAGGAAGCTCCCTCTGGGCCGGAGTGGCTCCTCCAGGAACTGGTGTCCCTCCGCTTGGCTTTGTCTCAGGAGGACATCGAGTCTTCGGCCCAGGCTGATTGGCTGGCCCTCTGTTCCAAGCTCGACCGCCTGCTGTTCCGTCTCTACCTGTTGGTTCTGACCGTGTACACtgccactctgctgctgctctgggccACCTGGAGCTTTGCCTGA
- the htr3b gene encoding 5-hydroxytryptamine receptor 3B isoform X1 yields MSLVWLMLLFSAHLCECVPEKPKRSALNQLTRTLLKKYDCGVRPVHNWTSATTVSIDLILQSVLDVDGKRQSITISIWYRQTWIDEFLVWDPEEFDGINEISLSSDAIWIPDVIVSEFVNAGKSPPIPYVYVNSSGSVKNYRPMQVVLACSIEMYAFPFDKQNCSLTFRSWLHSVKEIDLTLWRSAESIAHDQGEFMNDGEWELLSVPSRYWQIHQDQTDYAHIQFNVLIRRRPLLYVVGLLIPSIFLMLVDVMSFYLPLDSGVRIAFKISILLGYTVFRVNLTDDLPSSALTTPLIGVFFVVCMAMLMLSLIKSILVVKLFHHSEKEVRQMSVSACLLDKYGSGGPSFTESAFTSIKTLDHINTSADYELDYELDHSLDGDLLSLTEIQEAPSGPEWLLQELVSLRLALSQEDIESSAQADWLALCSKLDRLLFRLYLLVLTVYTATLLLLWATWSFA; encoded by the exons ATGTCTCTGGTTTGGCTCATGCTGCTGTTCTCAG CTcatctgtgtgaatgtgtgccaGAGAAGCCGAAGCGCTCGGCTCTCAACCAGCTCACCAGGACCCTCCTGAAGAAATACGACTGCGGAGTTCGGCCGGTCCACAACTGGACCAGTGCTACCACCGTGTCCATAGACCTCATACTGCAGTCTGTCCTCGATGTG GATGGAAAGAGACAGAGCATTACTATTAGTATTTGGTACAGACAG ACCTGGATAGATGAGTTCCTGGTCTGGGATCCAGAAGAGTTTGATGGCATCAACGAGATCTCTCTGTCGTCTGATGCGATCTGGATACCTGATGTGATCGTTAGTGAATT TGTGAACGCTGGGAAGTCCCCACCGATCCCCTACGTCTACGTCAACTCCTCTGGCTCGGTGAAGAACTACCGACCCATGCAGGTGGTGCTGGCCTGCAGCATTGAGATGTACGCCTTTCCGTTCGACAAGCAGAACTGCAGCCTCACCTTCCGCAGCTGGCTTCACTCAG tgaAGGAGATAGACCTGACTCTGTGGAGGAGTGCAGAGTCCATCGCTCATGATCAGGGGGAGTTCATGAATGACGGAGAGTGGGAACTGCTGTCCGTCCCATCACGCTACTGGCAAATCCACCAGGACCAGACGGACTACGCACACATCCAGTTCAAT GTTCTGATCCGCCGGCGCCCCCTGCTGTATGTGGTGGGCCTCCTCATCCCCAGCATCTTCCTCATGTTGGTGGATGTGATGAGCTTCTACCTTCCTCTGGACAGTGGCGTACGCATCGCCTTCAAGATCAGCATTCTGCTGGGATACACCGTGTTCAGAGTCAACCTGACGGACGACCTGCCCTCATCTGCCCTCACCACTCCTCTCATAG GTGTGTTCTTCGTGGTGTGCATGGCCATGCTGATGCTCAGCCTCATCAAATCCATACTGGTGGTGAAGCTGTTCCACCACAGCGAGAAGGAGGTCAGACAAATGTCGGTGTCCGCCTGCCTGCTGGACAAGTACGGCTCAGGTGGTCCCAGCTTCACTGAGAGCGCCTTCACCTCCATCAAAACCCTCGACCACATCAACACGTCTGCAG ATTACGAGCTGGATTACGAGCTGGATCACTCGCTGGACGGGGATTTGTTGTCTCTGACTGAAATCCAGGAAGCTCCCTCTGGGCCGGAGTGGCTCCTCCAGGAACTGGTGTCCCTCCGCTTGGCTTTGTCTCAGGAGGACATCGAGTCTTCGGCCCAGGCTGATTGGCTGGCCCTCTGTTCCAAGCTCGACCGCCTGCTGTTCCGTCTCTACCTGTTGGTTCTGACCGTGTACACtgccactctgctgctgctctgggccACCTGGAGCTTTGCCTGA